In the Streptomyces coeruleoprunus genome, CGTCCACCACGGCCCGCAGCGTGCTCAGCGCCCCGTCCCGGCGGAACGGCGAACCGCCCTCCACCGCCGCGTACAGCAGGACCCCCAGCGACCACAGGTCCGAGGCCGGGCCCGCCGCCCGCCCCACGGCCCGCTCGGGCGCCAGGTACTCGGGCGAGCCGACCAGCTCACCCGTGACGGTCAGCTGCGGCGCGCCCGCCACCACGGCGATCCCGAAGTCCGTCAGTACCACGCGGCCGTCGTTGCCCAGCAGTACGTTGCCGGGCTTGACGTCCCGGTGCAGCACCCCCGCCCCGTGCGCCGCACGCAGCGCGGCCAGCACCTCCGCCCCGATGTGCGCGGCCCGGCGCGGCGGCATCGGCCCCTCGGCCGACAGCGTCTCGGCCAGCGTCAGCCCGCGCACCAGCTCCATCACGATCCACGGCCGGCCCTCCTCCGTCGCCACGTCGTGCACCGTGACCACGTTCCGGTGCGAGATCCGCGCGGTCGCCCACGCCTCCCGCTCCAGCCGCGTGTACAGCCGCCGCTCGTCCGCCGCGCCGAACCCCGCGGGCGCCCGCACCTCCTTGACGGCGACCTCGCGGCCCAGCACCTCGTCACGGGCGCGCCAGACCACACCCATGCCACCGCGCCCCAGCGGCCCCACCAGTCGGTAACGCCCCGCCACCAGTCGTCCGGCACCCGGCTCTTCGGCCACAGCGGGTCCCCCTTCGCATCGCCGACGGCTACGAGGAGACTGTCCAACTCACCCTGGAATCAGACATATTCGGAGAGTAACTGTCAACCCTCGTATGTGTGCGGTGAATCCCGATACCGGGATACACGACTGCGATGCGGGGACGATAGGGTTAACGTTGGCCCGGGCCGGTGCCCTTGTACGGGTGGGGAGTGACATGGATCAGATAACAGTGCGCAGCAGGCCCCGTGTGCCTGCGATCACCTGCGGTAGCAGCGCGACCAGTTCGCGTCTCGACCGCCACCTCTCGGTGCTCGGCGGCCCCGCCGTCCCGCAGCGCGAGGCGGCCGAGGCGACATCGCTGATGCGTGAGCTGACGACGCGTGATGTCGCACACAGCCACCGGAGCAAGAGCGCGCGCGTCTCGCTGTTCGCGCCGCTGCGCCGACTGCGCCGCTCGCTCTTCGGCAACCACGGCTGAGCGGACCGGGGTCCGGCCGGTCCGAGGGCCCCGGGTCGCACAGGGCCGGGGCACACCCCACCACTCACGGCCCGAGTACCGGCCCCGCCCTCACGCCACCACCCCGTCGCGGCGCAGCCGCGCGCACTCCTCCGCGTCCACGCCCAACTCCCGCAGCACCGCGTCCGTGTGCTCGCCGAGCGCCGGCACCGCCCCCATCAGCGGCTCCGGCCCGCCCGGGAACGTGATGGGCGGCAGCAGCGCCCGCAGCGGGCCCACCGGCGTACCGACCTCCCGCCACCGCTCCCGCGCCGCCAGCTGTGGATGCGCCGCCACGTCGGCCACCGTGTTGAGCCGGGCGCACGCGATGCCCGCCGCCTCCAGCCGGTCGATCGCCTTCCCCGTGTCCAGCGCGGCCAGCGCCTCGGCCACCACCGCGTCGGTCCGCTCCCGGTGCGCGACCCGCGCCGTGTTGGTGGCGAAGTCCGGGTCGTCGGCCAACTCCGGCCGCTCCAGCACCAGTTCCGCCAGCCGCTGCCACTCGCGGTCGTTCTGCACCGACAGCAGCACCTGCCCGCCGTCCGCCGTCGCATAGGCGTCGTACGGGGCGATCACGGCGTGCGCGACCCCCGTGCGCGCCGGAGCCTCACCTCCGTGCATCCCGTGGTGCAGCGGATGCCCCATCCACTCCGCGAGCGCCTCCAGCATGGAGATCTCCACCGGGCCGCCCAGACCCGTCGCCGCCCGCCGCAGCAGCGCCGCGAGGACCCCGGAGAACGCGTACATGGCCGCCGCGACGTCCGCCGCCGGGACCCCCGCCTTGACCGGCTGCTCCGGTGTCCCGGTCACCGACACGAGCCCCGCCTCGCACTGCACGAGCATGTCGTACGCCCGCTTGTGCGCGTACGGGCCACCCGCGCCGTACCCGGAGATGTCCACGGCGACCAGCCGCGGGTCGGCGGCGCACAGCGTCGCCGCGTCCAGCCCCAGCCGGGCCGCGGCGCCCTGCGCGAGGTTCTGCACGAACACGTCGGCGCCCGCCACCAGCCGGCGCACCAGCGCGATGCCCCGCGGGTCCTTGAGGTCGACGGCCAGGGACTCCTTGCCGCGGTTGCACCACACGAAGTGCGAGGCGAGGCCGCGCGCCGCCGTGTCGTAGCCGCGCGCGAAGTCACCGCCGTCCGGCCGCTCGATCTTGATGACCCGGGCGCCCAGGTCGGCGAGCTGGCGGGTCGCGAAGGGCGCGGACACCGCCTGCTCGACGGCGACGACGGTGATCCCGTCCAGGGGGAGCGGCAGGACCGACGGCTGAGTGCTCATGACAGCCGTACCTATCGTGTACGTGCCACCTTTGTCACCCCCTCGGGCGGCCCGTCCCGCGCTCCGGACACGCCCTACAGCAGGGCGAACTGGCCCTCCGGGCCCTCCTCCGGGAGGTCCAGGACCGAGGCGGGGCGCCGTGCGGCGTCCGGCACCGGCAGGACCCCGGCGGCGGTCAGCTCCGCACGGCCCAGGAGGCCGCCGGCCGCCGTGCCGTCCGCGAGGGCCGTGCGTTCGGCGTCCAGGGCGCCCAGAAGCGC is a window encoding:
- a CDS encoding CaiB/BaiF CoA-transferase family protein; the encoded protein is MSTQPSVLPLPLDGITVVAVEQAVSAPFATRQLADLGARVIKIERPDGGDFARGYDTAARGLASHFVWCNRGKESLAVDLKDPRGIALVRRLVAGADVFVQNLAQGAAARLGLDAATLCAADPRLVAVDISGYGAGGPYAHKRAYDMLVQCEAGLVSVTGTPEQPVKAGVPAADVAAAMYAFSGVLAALLRRAATGLGGPVEISMLEALAEWMGHPLHHGMHGGEAPARTGVAHAVIAPYDAYATADGGQVLLSVQNDREWQRLAELVLERPELADDPDFATNTARVAHRERTDAVVAEALAALDTGKAIDRLEAAGIACARLNTVADVAAHPQLAARERWREVGTPVGPLRALLPPITFPGGPEPLMGAVPALGEHTDAVLRELGVDAEECARLRRDGVVA